Proteins from a single region of Trichomycterus rosablanca isolate fTriRos1 chromosome 16, fTriRos1.hap1, whole genome shotgun sequence:
- the ripply1 gene encoding protein ripply1 isoform X2: MMNSACLVATQTSFVSGPAFMSGAAVSQQSPVSRTDLWRPWLVNDQDLQTKFQRSKLACPYSRPTVPSNTVADGKTQPFQHPVRLFWPKSKSFDYLYSDGEALLRNFPVQATICFYDDSDSEDEEEDDWEEEEDDEEKEAFKPQSHFTNYN; the protein is encoded by the exons ATGATGAATTCTGCTTGTCTCGTCGCTACTCAGACGTCTTTCGTCAGCGGTCCTGCCTTCATGTCGGGAGCTGCGGTTTCTCAACAGTCACCCGTCAGCAG GACTGACCTTTGGAGACCCTGGCTCGTAAATGATCAGGACCTGCAAACTAAATTCCAGAGAAGCAAGCTTGCATGT CCTTACTCCCGGCCAACTGTGCCAAGCAACACTGTAGCAGATGGCAAAACTCAGCCTTTCCAGCACCCTGTCAG ACTCTTCTGGCCAAAATCCAAGTCATTTGATTACCTGTACAGTGATGGCGAGGCACTGCTGAGAAACTTTCCAGTCCAGGCAACTATTTGCTTCTATGATGACTCTGACagtgaggatgaggaggaggatgacTGGGAGGAAGAGGAAGATGATGAGGAGAAAGAGGCCTTCAAACCTCAGAGCCATTTTACCAACTACAACTAA
- the ripply1 gene encoding protein ripply1 isoform X1, with amino-acid sequence MMNSACLVATQTSFVSGPAFMSGAAVSQQSPVSSRTDLWRPWLVNDQDLQTKFQRSKLACPYSRPTVPSNTVADGKTQPFQHPVRLFWPKSKSFDYLYSDGEALLRNFPVQATICFYDDSDSEDEEEDDWEEEEDDEEKEAFKPQSHFTNYN; translated from the exons ATGATGAATTCTGCTTGTCTCGTCGCTACTCAGACGTCTTTCGTCAGCGGTCCTGCCTTCATGTCGGGAGCTGCGGTTTCTCAACAGTCACCCGTCAGCAG CAGGACTGACCTTTGGAGACCCTGGCTCGTAAATGATCAGGACCTGCAAACTAAATTCCAGAGAAGCAAGCTTGCATGT CCTTACTCCCGGCCAACTGTGCCAAGCAACACTGTAGCAGATGGCAAAACTCAGCCTTTCCAGCACCCTGTCAG ACTCTTCTGGCCAAAATCCAAGTCATTTGATTACCTGTACAGTGATGGCGAGGCACTGCTGAGAAACTTTCCAGTCCAGGCAACTATTTGCTTCTATGATGACTCTGACagtgaggatgaggaggaggatgacTGGGAGGAAGAGGAAGATGATGAGGAGAAAGAGGCCTTCAAACCTCAGAGCCATTTTACCAACTACAACTAA
- the ripply1 gene encoding protein ripply1 isoform X3 — protein MSGAAVSQQSPVSSRTDLWRPWLVNDQDLQTKFQRSKLACPYSRPTVPSNTVADGKTQPFQHPVRLFWPKSKSFDYLYSDGEALLRNFPVQATICFYDDSDSEDEEEDDWEEEEDDEEKEAFKPQSHFTNYN, from the exons ATGTCGGGAGCTGCGGTTTCTCAACAGTCACCCGTCAGCAG CAGGACTGACCTTTGGAGACCCTGGCTCGTAAATGATCAGGACCTGCAAACTAAATTCCAGAGAAGCAAGCTTGCATGT CCTTACTCCCGGCCAACTGTGCCAAGCAACACTGTAGCAGATGGCAAAACTCAGCCTTTCCAGCACCCTGTCAG ACTCTTCTGGCCAAAATCCAAGTCATTTGATTACCTGTACAGTGATGGCGAGGCACTGCTGAGAAACTTTCCAGTCCAGGCAACTATTTGCTTCTATGATGACTCTGACagtgaggatgaggaggaggatgacTGGGAGGAAGAGGAAGATGATGAGGAGAAAGAGGCCTTCAAACCTCAGAGCCATTTTACCAACTACAACTAA